tatatatatatatatataataaatattcacAACTCTGCCTCGTGCTTATGTTCCGGAGTTTGACAGGAAGTATAAAGCAAATAAGAGGGGTGtgagagggagacaaagaggagataGATGAGAGCTCAAAAAATGTGCCTTCCGTTAGTCTCTGTGTGACTGAGAGGACAGCCACCCCCGTCCACCAGAGACGCACATTACACAGCACAGTTATCTCAGCTGAACACATCCATAAACACTGAAAAACGTGAGCATAGAAAGCTAAACCTTCTCTAATTAATGTGCCCAAGATAACATCACATGATGTAGAGGAAGTGCCGTTCTGTGGCAACCTTGTGATAGCAATTAGGAGATGTATGCAAGCAGTCTAAGCTTTGATCCTTAAGATTTCAGCTTTGATTGATTAACTCTGTGATTATAGAGTGTGTCTTTTTGCTCATGCCACAAACATATTGCTTATTCTAAAATAGAGCTGAGCCTTTCCCGCCAGTGCCAGGGATACTCCAGGTTGGCACATCAGGCAGCAAACCTGCATGGCTTCCCTAGGAACAGTGGTCTTCATCAAATGGTCACTAGCTCGCTGGATTTAGCCCTCAGAAgtcatacagcttttgtacagtCTTGCTAACATCAAATCAGAAATTTGCATTCACTCATACAGTGTTCTTGGAGGACTAACTAGTAAACGCCATCAGAAACAGAATTTATCATTTACTTCATGATCTTCTGCTCCTGCACAGTGCATAACTGACAAGCCCTCGATTTTTCCATTAGTGTTGTACTGCAGAAAGACGTCTCACAGATATGTGACTAAACAAACAGTGGTGATACGTCTGCTCCGAAAACGACATATGGTCACATTTTCGCCAGGTGGCCAGAATGACAAATTTGGCCAAGTGGCTGGTTGTACACCGGCTGACTGGCAGCCAAAAGTGCATGAATGTAGCTGTAGGGGGTGAATTGTGCCCACCACATGGTTCATGTCTCCTTTAATTTTGTGTAAATTAGCTGAATCGATACACAAAAtgctttaattttttatttgacAGCTATTCTAAATTTCATCGGAAGCttctatcagaatcagaaatactttattgatcccagggggaaattgctttcattccaggtgctccatgtatactaaaaaaaaacaggttagaaatataaaataaggtaaagtagtaagagtaaaataaaaataaaacctaataaattctaaacattaataaacattcaagtaaaatccaggcaagtgaagactgatagtcatatataatacaacttatACTGTGcagtgcagtaaaatcttgtctacaataaatccaatatggatataattacaagacagtgtgttagattgtctgagacaactcctccctctgagtcTCAGaaggaggagttgtacagtttgatggccacaggaatgacctcctgtgctgagcctcctcagaaaatagaggcggcccttcttgtagagggcttcagcatttttagtccagtccagtttattgtccaacaccactcccaggtatttgtaatcctcagcaatgtccacactctgtccaccaatggaaactggagccgcgtgtgtcttggtcctcctcaggtccacaacgagctcccttgtctttgccacattgagcagcagatggttctgctcacaccatgtgacaaagctgtccaccacagtcctgtactcagactctccacctttgctgatacatcccactatggcagagtcatcagaaaacttctgctagctggtctgaaacctgtgatggtcctcatgccattccagacctccctcatgttgttctgctggagcttccactccagcttcctccggTAGTTTTCTTTAGCCTGTCTTTTAACCACGTCTCTCTCTGTCGATTGagacgtggttaaaatcactcgagatgatgatgagagcagTCGGGTGTTCCGTCTGAagtggatgacgtcacaggccggCGTCGGGTTAGCGAGTGGTGGAATGTAGACTGCGACGgcgatggtgtgtgagaactcACTGGGCGAATAATATGGTCTGAGGCCAGCAGTTCAATGTCGGGGCTGCAGATATGGTCCTTGATTGTAATATGACCGGGATTGCACCATCTGTtgttaacaaaaacagcaagcCCACCTCCTTTCCACTTACCGCTATCCCTATCAGCTCAGACCTTCTGAAATCCCTCGACGGAGACGTTGTTGTCGGGAATATCCGCATGTAGCCATGATTCGGAAAAAAATCATCAGGCTAGTCTCCCGGTATTCCCTCTGGCTCCTGGCTAGCCCTGTTAGCTCGTCCATCTTGTTGCCCAGTGATCTCACGTTGCCCATGATCACAGAGGGGAGACATGGCTTGTATCTCTTTCTCTCCAAAAGTCTGTTTTTTCATGGACCGggctcttttcctcctccttagtGATCCTTTCCCTCTGCAACCCAGGTGTGTCTTCCTCCATAGTTCAGCTGGAATATCCTCCCTCGCCATTACTGAGCCGGCCGGCTTCAGCgccatcagctgatccctggtgaaAACAAAGCGTTGTTGCTGAACGACGGTCAcgttgcagaacaaaaagagtaaTTCCACCgtgaaaaaacagacaaagactcTCCAAACCAACATGTTTAGTGGAGTTATAAAGTCTTGCTGCTGTTCAAAAAGAAAGTCAAAAATAACTTaggaaaaacaataaaagtagGAAAAAGTACGCGAGAAACACGGAGCAACTGAAACAGGCTTCATGCAGTAATGTCTTTCCCCAGCAGTCTTTAAATATAGCAAAACCTTGAGAATTTTAGATCTTGGACTCCACTTACATTTCAGGATAGAGACACTCAAATGCACACAAACCCCATTTAAAGCCAATTCTGCATGGGTGCCCACGTCAGTGCGGATTGGGCTGCTGTGGTGCTGTGGAGAGCCCTCTGTGATAGAGATGCCTCTGGAGATAGTCCACTCTGTAATGCAGGAAAGATCAGCAGCATGAGGCATCTCTAATCTCACAGCCTTCACCTTTCAGCCGTCAACCCTATTAGATAAGAACTGGTCCAGTGCTCAAGCAATTTTAATATCAAGCGcctttcatttaaaatgtgcagATGGTGGAGGGTTTGTGTGAAAGTGGGCTTTTACTTAGCTGCTTCTCATGAATTGTTGTTCTGCTAAAGCAAGGCTCAGTCTACAGAGATTATTTTTATCCCTGATTCACCCAACTGGATAAGAAATTTAGTCTTTAGTTTTACAGATTGGGTCTTAAACCTCAAAAGTACTCAGATTTACCATTGTTTGACTAAGGCTTCGGAACTAGCTGATAATGAGACAGGCAGTCTAGTCTGAAAGTTGGATCTTCCAATTTTTCTTGGCCTACATTGATATTCTGTGACAGTCTTATTTTATTAAAGATAAAGGTTAAATAACAGTTTGCAgagatgttttatttctttaggGACAGAAGGTGGAAGTTGGTTGAAAATACCATAGTTCATTGCCAGTAGGGACAGgactctgtgtgagtgtgtgagatgtCGGTCTGACAGTCTGTTTTTTACTGGAATGAGTCAACATGGCCACTGCATCCCACTGCTTGTCTTCCATCCCAGTTGCCTTAATgtcagtgtgtatatgtgtgtgtacggCCTTCAGCCcccagaagaaaacaaaagtgcagCTGGACTTGTGTATCAGCGCTGAAAGAACTGGTGTGGTCACAAAATACAGCTTAATTCTGAGCTGCACTGAAGGATTGATCCAAATGCAATTTTTCATTCCTGTTTTGATTCTAAAGATCTTAGCTTGTTCCTGCAGTAATGTTAACATTATGTTCTGCAGTAAACCTGACACCCAGGTGCTGTGCTGTCATCTTACTGTGATAATAAGAATAATACCAGGATACCAGTTTTTCATTtgttgttacacacacacacacacacaacatgggcATCTAATGGTCATACACTGAGGAAAATGAGTGTTTAATTTCATTAAATTCTGTAGTGCCTAAGGCCATTTTTGGTAACGTGTTATCTTGGCCATGTGTATATACAAAgataattgttttgtttttagttgtGTAATAGTGGGGTATTCTGTGACTGAAATATGACAAAATATAGGAGTGATGCTGCCATTCATGTCGCCACTTGAGgcactgttgcctcacagcaCAAGGTTTTAGCTGGTTATTCTGGTCTTGTACCAAACATAAGAGTAGAAGTGCATGTAAGGGTTAAGAAGGTACTCTAAACTGGCCATAGGCACGAGTGTGAGCATGAGTGGTTGCGCTTGTCTTTTTTAGGTTAGGCCTGGCACACCCTGGACCTATGCAGGGTGTGCCCTGTCTCTCACCCATTAACAGCTGGTATAGGCCCCAGCCCCCCCATGACCTGTAGTAAAGGACGACACAGgttaagaaaataaatgaatgaatggacgGCGCCATTCTGAAATACAGTAAATGTCATACTGTGAAATAATACAGTATATCTCAGCATAATGTCACACTGACAAACAGCCTATCTTAAGTAAAGGTCAGATCTTGTAGTTTTATTTGATAttgaattatattatatatttgaatTTATGTactgtgatatatatatatatatatatactgtagcAGGGGAAAAAGGGTGTCTGATTTGACATTTTACCGTTTTAATTTTGCATTTAActtatttaattatattcatGTCTGAGCATTTGTCAGCTTTTGGACTGCTGTGCAGGCTTCTGTGAAACATGACGCTTACATCCTGGCCCGTTAGTTGGATTTGATTCACATAGTGCCCAGTCGGCAGTATTTTATTAATGGCGAGTAGCATGATAAACTAGTGGAGACAAATTGTGAACAATGACACTTCGTTGATGTGAACAAGTAGAGCTTGTTCTAGTGGTCTTACCTAGAGGTCAGAGGTCCTGGCTGTCAGTATAGTCGCCTCTGTCAGTGGACGATCTGTTAGAGATGGGAAGGGAGCTCTTCTCTAATGCTCTGCATTGAGGCTATATTTTTTGCCTCTTCTGATGCATGCGAAGAGGACGGGTTGGACAGCCGTGACAGCCACTTAGCAGGCCATCCACGCTGTAAGGAAGCATAAAAAAATCGAAAGGGAAGTGTGCGAAGAAGCCAAAGAAAAGTATGGTTTAAAAATGGGCATTCAAATTCAGATTTCTTGACACAATTACAATTACTCCTCCAAGCCAAGTGAAAGAGTTCTCCTGTATCTAAATTATACGCTGGATAATTAAGTGTAACATAACCTCCAGGCCAGGTATGTGATTACAGTAGCATATACTTTATACATAGCCAGCTGGCAGTGCTTGGTGTGAAATGAATGTCTGGTCTTACGTTTGCCTTCTAGACTCACGCACTGTAACACCATTACAAACATGACTTCCCTGCAGCCAGCTCTGCCTTCTTGATGCCAATTTCTCATAATGCAGCCCAGCTCCTGCATGTCATCGTGGCTGTGACATATTAGGAGAGCTAAAACTGCTATAACAAcctttctccattttttttccacacatatGTCGCTGACATGTGGACATAATTTCAatcatatatataatatatatattgaaatacCAGCTTGTTTAATCacaaaatacagtgtgtgtgtgtgtgggcccaTAATGTCTTTGATAAGAGCAAGGGGGAAAGCATCTTCTTCAGCTCAATTATGAAAATGACTCTAGCAGTAAACATAATCCTCTCCCCCTTGTCAAATGGCAGGCTTTAGGTGCCGAATCAAACATTTCTACTAAAAAGCGGCTTTTGTCTGCCATGTGAGATCATAACAGTTTAGATTTTGTCTCTTACGATGTGCTTTGATCTTTAAATCCAGCTGATGCTTTTCGTGTACATCCTTAAAGCAGAGAAGGTTTGTATCTGTTTTCCCAGAGTTCAAAGCATTGTGCTTCCCTTAGACCTTATGTAACGATCAAAAGCTCGCAGATCTCGTTTGCTTTAAGCAGAATCTAAGAGAAACATTAAATTTAGATGACAAAGTCTACAAGAACCAACAATCTGCTACTGACCAGAGGATGAAAATTTGTATTGGTAAACGTGTAAAAATCATCTTTAGTGTCAGTTGTTGTAATCAGTAAGCATCTTCCATCCTGGAACATCTAACCAAAGTCTCGGATGTTGTCTTCAGAGAGATGTAGGCAGACAACCTAGGGCCCCTACCTCACTTGAAGGTAGTAGTCATGGGTAATGCTACTGAAACAAACTGGGAGGACTGAAGCACACTGGCAGAAACAAAGGAACAAAGGTTACAATTTTTGAAAAGGGtagatctatttttttttttagatggaaTAGAAATGACAGAAGAGTGCAcctcattaaataaataatgctgGTTTCAGTAAGCCATGACATTGATTGATCCTGCAGCTGGATTGGAGAGACCGGATTGGAGCCCCTGATTACACACGTAATTAATTATACCAGTGCTTTCCTGCAATGATATATCAAGAAGCCTACTTCCCACAATTAATTCATTTACTGACTAATTAATGAGTCTTAACTGAGTTTCACCTTCAGCAGATCATAAGATATACTGCCTGTATTGCTGAAGTCATCTAGACACTAAATAGTGATCAATGGAACAACTGATTGGACTATTTAGGCAGCAGCCTCTGTAATTATATTTCCAGATTCACATCAGACTGATTTATTACATCAGACATTTATCAGCCCACAGAGCTCAAACACTAATAAGTTTCCAACAGACCAACTCCCAATGATAATTTGatgatttaaaatgatttcagaCCGCATGCTGATTACAAAGTGAAAAAAACGTATACCTGACTAATGGAAAATGAATAAATCAGACAATAGAAAAGGAACAGCCTTGTACATATCTACCTCACACCCCCAATTAACAGGGCATTTGTTAAGCTTGGGTCTTCTACCACAGAGGTCACTAGATTGCTGTTCCTAGAAATGTACTTCTCTGAAGCAGAGTGCACCAGTTGGGTGGGTGTAAACCACGTAGGTCTTACAGTGTGCGTCCACATGAATACATCCAAGAGGACTGTTGCCAAGCAAAACACTTACATCCAAAAAGAAAGATACATTTTACTGAGAGCTAAAAGAGAGCTGTATTCTGAGCAGATCTTCCTACAGCCAAGAATCCTCTTCTAACAGCTGTCCAATGTACACAGATCATATCTTCCAAATTATTGTGAAAGGCCCTGTTTGCATAAAATCTCAGTACAATCAGAAGCTGCAGGGCTGATTATACTCACTGACACCAGCAGCAGTTGGAGGAGAGAGCTTTTCCATTAGCTCAAATAAGGTTTATCTGCCAAAATAGATCCTCTTAATCAGCTCATTCTCTGAACTGATGTCCAATCACGCACAACTCGTTCTCTTGTATTAACACTTCTGTGGGATTGTCTGCAATTGTCGTTTTTCTTCTAAGGTTGTGAGAATATGGACATTAGTCTGATTTTTCAAAAGTTGCACCCAGGTGCAGCACATACATAACATTAAGCTGTTCATTACTTTAAGTTCTAAGTCAGACATAATGTTACAACCAGGTGTTCCCCCAGCTGCTTCACCTGGAATCTTCGGGAACCACTTTCCCACTATGGGGAACATACCTCTTTATGCTCCTGTTACCACTGGGAttcacattttgtgttttgtccaGTCTCATGGTCTCATGGTTCCTATTGGAATTTGGGGACTTCTAACCCACACTATGCACAAAGGTGAGACCTAGGACAGCAAGAAAGCTTCCTATCTTAAGTTTCCAGGTCTCACCTTGTCTGCACTTTGGGTTTGCTGTGCGAAACCCCTGATTGGTGTACTTAGGGCCCATGTACTGCCCTTTCCCTCACCACTGATTTCTTCATCCCATTGAAGTGCTTTTGTCCCACACCTACTGGACCTCCTATCACCCCCTGTTTTCTGCTACCTGAGGCAATCTCATCCCAGGGGGACTTATGTATTCATGGAGTGAGTGTCAGCTCAGACACTCACTCATCCTCGCCTTCCAGCTGCACTGACTGATAGGTCTTACTTTAACCATGCCCTAGTTgtaaattttttattttatattaatggTATTAATGGTATTCTCCTCAATGTTGGGCCATCCAATGTTTGTGATGGACACCTTCATGCCTCTTTCTGTACACTAATATAGTTGCCAGGTGTGGTTTAGACGAACATAGTTCCCGGTATTTGTAAAAGAATATTGCTATTTGTTTTGTGCCATAGAGAAGGCAGAAATGATTGTGTTTTTGATTCTTTGCTACTGAAACTACAATAGAGACACAATAGATATCACTGCCAGCCATTTAATTTTGAGTGAGTCACCTTGGTGTTGCAATGACAGTATCTTGGTGGTCCGAAATTTGACTAGTGttctacttgttttttttaatttgcaatGCAGACAATTTCAAATATTAAATGGGAGCTATTTTGTAAGGAGGACACAGATTTATGCTTTCAGTGAGGCGTACTTTTCATCAGCAGTGATTGCGTGTATGATTGTGTATATGattgtgtgcagtgtgttcaCCCATTTTTTGAAAACAGGCTTCTTGAAAACCAGATttgaaagtgtgtttgtttgtgtcacagctggtAATAGGAAATAGTAATAGAAAGTCCATGATGTCTGTCATGCACAAACATAGAAATGTAGGCTTTTGCAAAAAAGGGCTACAAGATACAGTTAAAGATTCAGTCTGAACATGGGCGGCTTGGAGCTCCATAGTCTGTTAATTCAAAGTGCAGGTAAATGGGCTAAGCTACTTCTTATCAACCACTATCTATGTACCACTCAGTGTGACTGCATCAACACGCAGCATCAGGTCAACCAAACATAAACCAGTTACAGATCTGCAGACAATTAGaattttagacacacacacgcaggtcCCTGGAGTGGTGTCTACACTGCCCATGTTATAAATGACCTGAAGTAACATATTCATTTCTCTGGGGTTGTTCTGATGCGAGGAAATAATAAATGCTGCACTGCTATAATCATCATGATTTCAGATGCATAGGCTATTATCTGATGTCTGATGTTATGtaatttttttcattcctccCATCTCCTATGGACGATACATGAGAGTAGTTAAGTCTCataaatatatcaaatattatatatatctaTCAAATATGTGATTGATGATGTATACAgggaagtggaaaaaaatgcacatgtGCAAAAACAAAGCTGGACCATCCAGCCTCATGCAATATGTATGAAAATTCAAAGAGAGCTGTACTTTACAAAAGTCCCAGTGCGTTCTTTGCAAGTAGGCTGCCTGGTCAGAGGGCAATAAGCCAATTGTTACAACTATTTCAAATGACTCGTAGAAAAAACAATCAATTCAGGCTGTGaattgtgtttacagcagtaaATTATTATCTTTAGAGACATACCTTCTAATATAAGCTGTAAAATCATGCTGAATATCACTTATAAAATCCAGTGTCCCTTTACAGAGATCATTGCTTTAATCAAACATTTCTGTCTTTCACCAGATACACCAAGATGAAGACTGCTACAAACATCTACATCTTCAACTTGGCTCTTGCTGACGCCCTGGCTACCAGCACGCTCCCCTTCCAGAGTGCCAAATACCTTATGAACACCTGGCCATTTGGGGAAGTCCTGTGCAAGCTCATCCTTGCCATCGACTACTACAACATGTTCACCAGTATCTTCACCCTCACCATGATGAGCGTTGATCGCTACATCGCTGTGTGCCATCCAGTCAGAGCACTGGAATTTCGGACACCAGTCAAAGCCAAGTTGATTAATGTGCTTATCTGGGTCCTGTCCTCAGCAGTCGGCATGCCCATTATGATCATGGCAGTGACAGAAGATAAGGAAGGTAATGGCaaattagttttttgtttttttagattttctTCTATAGGTCAAAGTTGCTCCTTTTTCTAGAGCTGTACTATATTTCAAGTGcaaaaaaattgcagttccttGGGCGGCCACTTGAGTCTgcaccaaaagtgagtcaatgtCTAACTTAACAATTCACTTCTGCTCATACTTGGGTCAACCAATCAATACTTGATTGATCCAAATATGAGCAGACTCAAGCACAGCCAATGTGGCAGAGTGCCAATTTAGAGCTCCAAACACATGGCTTCCACTCAAGGTGTATGGCTACTGAGCCCAAAGGATGTAATTGTTTTTGTGCGTGACCCTCTCACTGTCCGAAGTGAAAATCTCTCCCCTCTGGCAAAGGCAACATTGTCCTCCTCGGATGGGGCTGAATTTGAGATGCAGCTCATAGATTTCCAAACAACATCTCTGCATTCAAAATAGCAGCATCTGTGACAGACTTTTTGGTTGCATGTTCAGAGGAGTACCGAACAGTAAAAGGACTGGCTATGTATGTGCTGTCAATGTTCCCCTCCACATACACATGCAAGATGGTCTTCTCCTCCTTGAATGCTATCAAAACATATGAAAGGAATCGCCTGACAAACGAAAACCTGGAAAAATGCCTGCAGATTTCAATCGCATCTAAAACACcagacatatttttttaatcttttaataGTAGCCACATCTGAGGCACACATAAGTTTATATTTATCAGAACACCAGACTCGAGAGCATAGCCAGGGTGTTTAGTCGGTCCTGGCCCATATTACTTCATAGAAAACTTCCTTATAGTACATTGAAGAAAATGGATTATTAAGTTGATCCACATCATTCTgccatttttttgtcttcttctatTTTTTGTCCAAATGACAAGGAAATCATGGGGGCGTGAAACCATTTTTCCGGCACCAGcccgctgctgattggtcaaaaCTGCTCGGCCTGTGGGCTAAATGAAGTTAGCCCAAATAGTCAGTAAATGGTGAGGGCGGAACATGATACCCGACAATCATTTACACCTGAAAAAAAGATATGATGCACTTGGGCTGCATAAAAGTAGCCCATTTAGAGATttcctgttatttttttaactgtttggtGCTGTTGCTACTTTAACATTTAGTTTTAGTAAAACATAACAATCTTTTATATGTTGTTTAGACAACAACAGTTTAGACATcaatttcaattcagttttatttatatagcgcattttacaatcagaaattgtctcaaagcgcttcacagaaactcagagcatgagacccagaacccgagcccccctaagagcactgtggcaaggaaaaactccctttaagaggaagaaaccttgcgcaggacccgtcaacttaagggagaaccagtcctgctgctagtcggctgggtagaggaggagaagaagagggagacaggacagagaggatgaaggagagagagagagaggcgcaaacatgatacaaacatgatatagtacagagcaaacatgacagcaagatgaaacagtgattatattataatggatatctatatatatcgtcagaccataagtagtaatagtaatttcatagtaatcaaagcaaagatgagcagcaggggctagtgaagtcgatgagcacaggagagatcagggtccggactgcaggtcagtatgcaggtcttgagacctgcaaagagagagagagagcgagagcgaggcacaaaactacgaggacgTTTTGTGCAACTTTCCATTATTGACAGATATAGAAATATTTGCAGACATTGTCCAGCTGTGAAGTGAGAAAGTGATCGCTTAAGCCCTCTTTTCTCATTCTTTACAAAGCTGCAACATCACAACACTCCCTTCCAGGTCAGATTGGAAAAGAAGCTGATTCAAcctatttttattataaatggAGAATTTATCAACAGAAACTTTATAACAAGAAGGGGCCACCTGAGGAATTGCAGTTTTAAGCACATTTAAGAGTACAGACACAAATCTTCACTCACATAGTGTGGATTCTGAAAGTATTTGGGGAGAAAGATTGTGGTTCAGATGTTAGAGATATTTACCTACTGTACTTAAAACCTATTTCTCTACCTGCCCCTTCCAGGTAAAACGTTTTGCATGCTGAAGTTCCCTGACCCTGATTGGTACTGGGACACTGTGACTAAGATCTGCGTCTTCATCTTTGCGTTTGTGGTCCCCGTGATGGTCATCACCATATGTTATGGCCTGATGATCCTCCGCCTGAGGAGTGTCCGCCTGCTCTCCGGATCCAAGGAGAAAGACCGCAACATGCGTCGCATTACCCGCATGGtcctggtggtggtggcagcCTTCATCATCTGCTGGACCCCCATTCACATATTCATCATAGTGAGAACTATTGTGGAGATCGATAACAAGAACCCGTTCATGATAGCAAGCTGGCACTTGTGCATCGCCTTGGGCTACACCAACAGCAGCCTCAACCCTGTTCTGTACGCGTTCTTGGATGAAAATTTTAAGCGATGCTTCAGGGATTTCTGCCTCCCCTGTCAGACCCGTGTACAGCAGAATAGCCTGACCACGGGCCGCAACATAACCAGGGAGCCGGTGTCCGTTTGCGCGCCGACAGAAGCGGGGAAGAAGCCAGCATGACTAGGCATGGACTGGATCCCTCACAGCTCTCGCTCAAGGAGGATCCAGCAAGATTTACAATCGGAAGTCACCCAGATTTCAACGACTGAGTTTTAAAAGGTCTTTTCTCTGAGAAGTTGCCTTTTTCCTTTGATTTGACTGGCATTCAAAAGAAGTTTCAGAAACACTTTATGTAATTAGGTACTTACACTGTAACAGCAACCTGTGTAACAATATGTAATATGATGTACTACTgttgtacacatacacacatacattatgTAAGTAACACCACTACATGAAATTACATATTGTTACACAGGTTGTACCACTGGAGCCTTCAGGCTCTGACTGTGGAGAGACAGTGACGGTCCAAAGAGTATCCAAGATTACAGAAAACAGAACACCCCCAGCCAGTCAGTTACGA
This region of Parambassis ranga chromosome 2, fParRan2.1, whole genome shotgun sequence genomic DNA includes:
- the oprd1a gene encoding opioid receptor, delta 1a isoform X2, translated to MEPSMVPGAQLSMSDLYSVIPFNVTLTDEESGLMDHRLLNYTEHQNPVKSTGNMVIAISITALYSVICVVGLLGNILVMYGVVRYTKMKTATNIYIFNLALADALATSTLPFQSAKYLMNTWPFGEVLCKLILAIDYYNMFTSIFTLTMMSVDRYIAVCHPVRALEFRTPVKAKLINVLIWVLSSAVGMPIMIMAVTEDKEGNGKTFCMLKFPDPDWYWDTVTKICVFIFAFVVPVMVITICYGLMILRLRSVRLLSGSKEKDRNMRRITRMVLVVVAAFIICWTPIHIFIIVRTIVEIDNKNPFMIASWHLCIALGYTNSSLNPVLYAFLDENFKRCFRDFCLPCQTRVQQNSLTTGRNITREPVSVCAPTEAGKKPA
- the oprd1a gene encoding opioid receptor, delta 1a isoform X1; translated protein: MEPSMVPGAQLSMSDLYSVIPFNVTLTDEESGLMDHRLLNYTEHQNPVKSTGNMVIAISITALYSVICVVGLLGNILVMYGVVRYTKMKTATNIYIFNLALADALATSTLPFQSAKYLMNTWPFGEVLCKLILAIDYYNMFTSIFTLTMMSVDRYIAVCHPVRALEFRTPVKAKLINVLIWVLSSAVGMPIMIMAVTEDKEGKTFCMLKFPDPDWYWDTVTKICVFIFAFVVPVMVITICYGLMILRLRSVRLLSGSKEKDRNMRRITRMVLVVVAAFIICWTPIHIFIIVRTIVEIDNKNPFMIASWHLCIALGYTNSSLNPVLYAFLDENFKRCFRDFCLPCQTRVQQNSLTTGRNITREPVSVCAPTEAGKKPA